A window of the Lactuca sativa cultivar Salinas chromosome 7, Lsat_Salinas_v11, whole genome shotgun sequence genome harbors these coding sequences:
- the LOC111904320 gene encoding uncharacterized protein LOC111904320, producing the protein MDLFGPVNVLSINRNSYCLVVIDDFSRFTCVFFLSNKSGITDLIKKFIIMIENQTNHRVKALRTDNGTEFKNAVLDHFCTEKEAINTASYVQNCVLINKAQMKTLYAARTAYMVYIKKTKQIVESFDVHWLEENEMDARVGPDWLFDYTSLFKSFSVSSENQAGSTSGSKNIIEDDDEEVVYRLPLVSATDPPVESSVPIASPESSTK; encoded by the exons atggacttgtttggtcCGGTCAACGTCCTTAGCATCAACCGAAATTCATACTGTCTTGTTGTGATAGATGACTTCTCTCGCTTCACGTGCgtcttctttctatccaacaaatcTGGGATCACTGATCTTATCAAGAAGTTCATTATAATGATCGAGAACCAAACCAACCATCGAGTGAAAGCGCTACGCACAGATAATGGAACAGAATTCAAGAATGCTGTTCTAGATCATTTTTGCACTGAAAAGG AGGCGATCAACACTGCTAGCTACGTTCAAAACTGTGTCCTGATCAACAAAGCCCAGATGAAAACTCT ATATGCTGCTCGTACTGCTTATATGGTATACATTAAGAAGACGAAGCAAATTGTGGAATCGTTTGATGTACACTGGCTGGAAGAGAATGAAATGGACGCTAGGGTGGGTCCTGATTGGCTGTTTGACTACACATCACTATTCAAATCTTTTAGTGTGTCGTCTGAAAACCAAGCTGGGTCTACCTCTGGCTCGAAGAATATCATTGAAGACGATGATGAAGAGGTTGTTTACAGACTGCCATTGGTTTCTGCTACTGATCCCCCGGTGGAGTCATCTGTTCCAATCGCTTCTCCAGAGTCCTCAACAAAATAA